The nucleotide window CGCTTCTTTCGTGCAGGGCAGTCCTTCGTCACGCATCCTCGCCGCCCGGTACGTAAGCAACCTGGCCGCATCGATATTGGTAGCCATGTCAGCGATCTTCCATCTGGTTGCCTGGAAATCCACAAGTCTTTTACCAAACTGTTGTCTCTCTCTGCCGAACAGCACCGCCTCATCAAGAGCAGTCTGCGCGATACCCAGGGCTTGCGATGCTATACCGATCCTTCCCCCGTCGAGGGACCCGAGAGCTATCTGCATTCCCATGCCC belongs to Candidatus Latescibacterota bacterium and includes:
- a CDS encoding acyl-CoA dehydrogenase — its product is GMGMQIALGSLDGGRIGIASQALGIAQTALDEAVLFGRERQQFGKRLVDFQATRWKIADMATNIDAARLLTYRAARMRDEGLPCTKEASMAKLFTTRISNTAVYDSLQIHGGVGYTEEFKIERFFRDARVTEIYEGTSEIQRLVISKQVLKEYEQMYPA